TCACtgcttatttcttttgcttagtTTTAAAACTAGTGATGGGCTGCTCTCTTCCTGATCTCTTCTGCTGAGTTTTCAGGAACAGTTTTGCaggctttgttttgcttgctttttattctACCTTCCAAGGACTAAAGGCTGTGTTGGCCCTATTGAAGGGTGTAGGGATAAAGAATCAACTGAAGtgccacatttcaaaataaGGCGCAGCTaagtttacttttttattttatattgctgTAGTTTGATCTGAATATTACAAGGACTTTTTATAAGGgtatgtagtgacaggacaaggggtaatgactgtaaactgaaagagggtagattgaGATTAGATGTTGGggagaaattcttccctgtgagggtggtgggacgctggcacaggtttcccagagaagctgtggctgccctgtccctggcagtgttcaaggccaggttggacagggcttggatcaacctggtctggtggaaggtgtccctgcctgtggcggggaggttggaactagataagctttgaggttccttccaacccaaaccattctgtgatcatattgtaatgttaaaataattttaaaaaacccaatcaaacaaatacaaaccaccacaaccaaacaaaaaaacccaacacaccaGGCAAGATTATTACCAGCCTACCACAGGATCCATTTGAAACTTAGCATAGCTTTACTACAGAATTTATTCCTAGCAGTGTTCTATTATGAACTTGGTTGGCTTATCAAACTTATTATAGAGACCTGATTTCACATTGCTGTattaaaatctgaatttataTCTGAACATTTCTTTATGCAGTCTCATGATGCTGGCATCAGAACTATCACCATGCTGGATGAACAGGGAGGTGAGTTCTTCCTTATTCCTCTCTAACACTAAAAACCCACCCAATTTTATGACTGTAAGAAAAAGGATTGTCATTCAAGAGAGTTGTTGCTGAACCTAATGGCTTATTAAACACTACGCATGTTACAATGAGATTTGCTTATTTGTTATTCTGATGTGTTCATAGTAAGGAGGTTTTAAAGTAGTTGAGAGACTGTGTTAGTTATAATGTAATACAGCTCCGTTAGAGATGCTCTTCTTCCCATCTTAGAATGAATGTAACTACATTTATTCTGAAAGCAACAACTGAAGTCCTTTTTTAAGGATAgggaagatatttttaatgtagtaAACAACTTTTCACTGAGTATCTTCCAGcgatataaataaataaataagcctAAAGGCAGGAAAGGCAGAAGACATTAATCTCACTATGAAGATAGAACTGAAACTTAAGTTTCCTGCTTGAAGGAAATGTTAATTTCCCCCAATCCGTGTTTATTCTGGTTACTTGTTTCTCTTCTAGAACAGCTAAATCGCATAGAAGAAGGCATGGACCAGATAAATAAGGATATGAGAGAAGCTGAGAAGACACTGACAGAGCTCAACAAATGTTGTGGGCTCTGTGTCTGTCCCTGTAACAGGTCAGTTCAGTTGGTAATTGGGTCTGAAGTTCTAGCTCAATAGCTACTGTACTAGGAGATGGTCTCTGATAAAAGAGCTTATTAAAAAATGCTGACTGTCTAGGAAGATTAGCTGTTTTGGTTTGTAGAGGTGCATCCTTTTAAAATTGTTGGTTGATAGCTAGGGCTTAACTTGCATCTAACCATATATTGTGCCCCTGTCACTGTAAATATAGCTGCTGTGTAACATCTTGCACAATTCTGCCCTAATCTCCTCTAAAGTTTCTATTTGGCAAAATACTATCAATCTCCATATGGATGAGACCAGATTGGACTGCAGATAGCTATGTGTAAGTGCCTGCCTGTGTTAGAAATTGGACTCCAAAAATACTTCTCTACAAAAGTACTTTTCCACTAACTTAAAAGTAGGAAAACTTCTGTTTTGAATAAGAAAAGTAATATTGATTCTctaggcattaaaaaaaaaaaacgttcATGCTTTAGGGAGGAAGAGTAGGAGAACAGACATTGGTGTTAAAGCTTTAATGTTTCATTACTGATTACATAAATTCTTGTAGACCTGCTTCACAGTACCTCTAGAACATCAGTGTTCTGGTTACCATAACCAAGTCAGTTAAGAATGTCTCTTGTATGGCACTTGTTTAGTTGTTTAGCAGTACAAATCAGCCTAAACAATTATCAGAAATCAGTCGTATAAGgaaaacaatatttatttttggagGTGTGCTAGCTACATGTTTAAGCAGCGAAGTATCAAATTGATTTGTGTGAATTAAATGTGATCATAGTTCTTCCAAGTGAAGAAGATAAAAGCTCTTTTAAGAGTGTGACCACTGAAGTgaatagtgtgtgtgtgtgtttggtcaATTTTAGCTCTTTAGCATGAGGAAAAAACAATCCAAAACCCAGCTATCATTCAATTGAGAGGTAGCAGAAACCTAGGTAAGAATTCCTTGGAATAGCTGAGTCTGCTTATCCAGCAGAATAATGCTTTTGAGGATCCTTGAGGATAGATATGTGTGGCTTCTAAGGCTGAAAGTGTTAGAGCTTTAGTactttgaaaatgcagatgGTTCTGTCCTGACCTCTAGATAGGTGTGTTTACTGATTTATATTAGTTTTATTAATCTGATGAATTGAGCATTTTGACACGTTTAGTCTTTGTTTTTGGTAGTTACagttttatttcactgaagCTAAGCAGCTTATTGACACTGAGCAAGCTCAGAGTTCATTAACTCTTGTGGCAGTCCTTTGGTGTACACagttaacaataaaaaaatgagTTGTGTACCAAAACAGGCAGTAATGTGCAGAAAAATCTACTAGGTAAGTAGAGGGCACAGAAGAAGATGAAACTTTGAATGCCTTTCATATATCTGGGAcatgttttttctgtctgtgttgGAGTTGTTTGTCAACCAGTTATCTCTAAagcatttcatttgttttcataaagCATGAAGCTAAATCAGAATGCTTGCTGAATTAAATAGTGCTTATTTCTTCTAGGCTTAGACTATATGTAAAAGCTATGTGAAAACATGAAATACTGGCAGCACTCTAATATATAATCTATGTACTAATAACTATTTGCCAGTTTGCTGGTCTTTactattctttcttttccattctctcCTAACACTGATGCTTGCTTTCTAAAAATGAAGACTAGGATAAGAAGCTGTATTCGCTTAACTGGTGAAAGCGGATTTTAGGACAAGGTCAGTCTTACTAGTGCAGATGTAATTTAACCAGCTGTCTGAAGTGATGCTTCTATTGGATTTGTGCTTGCATGTGTATGATGCCTGCATGTAGGTCTCCGTGCAACTGTGGTGTCTTTTAATACTGATGCGAATAGAAAATGTCAAGTACTACAGAGTGCATGACCTGTGGGAATGTTGAACAACTGCTTGAGGCCTTGCTAGCTTGACAGGCTGTATAAATTGCCTTATGCTTATGGAAATATGAGAAAAGTGAATATATAGTAATTTGAAAAACAACTCTTGAAAAATCAGGTGGTGAGAAGCTTTGTTCTTAACTGCTTAGTTTGAGCAGCAGTTTTGTTTATAGCTGTCTAGTTTTGTGCAAGTAGTTTTCAGGCCACTTGTTTTTGTTCAATAAATTCCTCAGTTACCTCTGGCACCCAAGACTTTGCTAATCCAGAAGCCAAGCACACAAATCTCTCCTGCTATAAAAATCTACCTAAAGAGATCTTTAAGCCTGTGTATGCACAAGGAGCTAGAATTAACTAGTTTAGGTTTCTTTAGAGTTCTGCTGGATGTAACACTTCCATTATGATCTGGAGAAATtattccatttcttctccttgatGTATTCATACTAGATTACTTCTTACAGCATCTGGCCTATGAAACACAATTTCCCTTTTCAATTACACAACTGCCAACAAAATGaggggaatattttttttaattgcagctaCAGTTAATGACATTGTCACCTCTTCAAATGTAAAATGTCTGGGCTATTGAAAAGGCACTACAGGGAAAATGATTACCAATAATTGTAAACTTAGATGTACTGAAAGACGCTACAGATTTCCCCTCACAGGCtttttaaagaagcagaaaagtggCAGTGGAGTCTGGATTATCAAGTTTAAACCTGAAAATGCCAGCAAACAAGGTGAACATGAGAATATTTTCTCAAAATATGTTTCTTGGGTTCATAAAAACTGACCCCAATTTAGATCAGTTATTCTTTCACTagattttcttcccctcctgcttTTGTGGGTCTGATTCTTGACACTGTTTCATGTTAGtgtgctgctttatttttatttctcttctgaatTATGTGCTAGAAGTGTAATGGTAAGCTGATTTATTGCTTTAATAGGGTTAGTACAATCAAATTGCAAAATGAAGGAGCCAGTTAAACGTGGTTACTGTTATTCCATAATTAAAATTAACCTGAGGAACATTAACTTTGAAAGGAAAGACTTGGCAACAGACAATGTTCAACAGAAAAACAGTAGAGACTAATGGTTTTCTTGCATGGAGTAGCTATTTCTGTTTTGAGGAATCTTTTCATTAATCCccatttcttccctgaaaatCCTGACTCTAGACTAACTCCTCTCATAAATGTAGCTTTATCTTATGACAGTGTGAGCTTTCCTGTTACTGTCATAAGCTTCCCCTCTTCTGGTAAAGTATTTTAATGTAAGGAAATTGCTGTGCTTGTATTAAAGCTTAAGACCAAATTAATCACAGTCCTAGAGTAACTCAGTTATGTTTTTACTGTCATGATATAGGAAATTGCATTGCATAGACAAGGCTTTGTGTATACAAAATATAATCTCTTTCAGGCACAAATTCTAGATTAATTCGGAAGTTCAGTCAGGAAACCATATTTCTGATGTGACAGTTcagatttcttatttttgtggATCAGGACAAAGAACTTCGAGGCTAGCAAGGTATACAGAGCAACCTGGGGAGATGGAAATGAGAACTCGGCAGATCATGTGATATCCATGCAACCAAGAAGAATAAATCAGCAGCAGTTTCAGACTGCTGGAGGACCAAGTGGTGGATATATTACGAGGTTTGCTCCTTTATATTCATCTCAAAACTAGGAATCCTAAATTATCAGTTGTCCGCTTTTCAGATGCATTTTAGGGTAAGTTGCTAAATAGTAAGGTGTTTTACTGCCACTTGCAAAAGTTGTTCCTACTTGGACAGGAGATGGCAGACACCTGCCCTTTCAATATTGTAGTGCTCATCTTAAACTTCCATTTGTTTCATCTTGGTAGTATTAGTCTGTAGAAACAGACTAGGGTGTGAGGACTATAGAGCTTCATGCTCATTTATTGAGCGGACTTAAAAATATCAAGGACTTTTACTgtcataaaatatatttgagaCAACCTCATGTCTTAAACTTCCTCTGGTAGCTGTTACTTTGAATTCCAAGGCTATTTTTGTAATAATTACTAGCTTAGCACCTTTTTAGTGGGCTGCTTGCGTGGAATGTGTGGGGTTCTAAAATGGGGGGAAAACATCTGACAGGCAATGTATTTGAGCCAAGGTATAATGGTGCAATAATTGATGATATTAAAGTAAATTTTAGGTAAGGAAAAGCAAGCTTTAGATTCCTAGAAACATTGTCTTTAATTATTTGAACAGGATAACAAATGATGCCAGAGAAGATGAAATGGATGAGAATCTTGCTCAAGTGGGAAACATTCTTGGGAATTTGAAAAACATGGCTTTGGATATGGGCAATGAGATTGATGCCCAGAATAAACAAATAGACCGGATCAATGAAAAGGTGAGTGCCAAAGATGTTCTCTGCCCTCTGCTTAGAGGTTAGGTTGTAACTGAGAAGTTATAAGGAATGGGTTTACCGTTCTATCTACATGTATTTGCAGTAAGTATGCATCAAGATTATACCATTGTCCAGGTTGCAGTGATTTGGATAAGGGATATCTGGGTGTTTGGGTGCATAGCTGAGAATTTAAGTGCTTCAGAGTATCAGGAAACCTAAATATACAGCACAGGTCACTGCTTACTCTGGAAAACACTGAACTTCTAAACTTGATAGGATTGAAAGGGCAAACATACTGGAGGATTTTTTGCTCACAGGGAATCTTGTACGTGGTGGGGAATAGGTATTTTTGACAAAAGCAAGACTCTTCTGGAATTCCTAAGAAGTTGCTATAATCATTGAACATAAAATCAAACACAGGTGATTCATTGCCCTAATTCTCATGGACAGGTTAATATTGGGACTGGGGAGACTTTGGAAATAATAGGTTTTGTAGGTGCGCAGGGACATGGTCTGCCCTCATCAGCAAATGGAGTTAGTCATAGCcagtaacttattttttttccaaatgttgcTGCTTTAAAGACAAACTTCCCAGAACAGATGAAtcctatataaatatatacggGGGTGTGCATCTTATGAGGAAGTTAGGCATATTTTAGAAACCCCCATATTACGAAATGAATACAAGCTTTTACAGGCATCTTgtttaagaaaggaaattaaagctTTAATGAAGTGTATattaaggatttaaaaaaagcagaagtgaacACCGATTGCTGAAAAGTCATATAATTAAGACAAAATGGGAAGTTAAAGATACCATTAAATGCCCAATAGGGTTAAAAGTGAGAGGAATAGACTTTTCTCAAATATACAGAGTTAGTCTGACACAAACGCTGGTTGTACCAATGTCAGCATCTCAATTTTGTCTAGTAAATTTGAGTTGTGGCATTAATAATGCAATCAACATGATTTTATGAAGGATGCCTTAATTGTCTTTCACTGTTCCCTGAAACCACCGATCTGGTAAGATTACCAAGTAAAAGTCAAGCATTTTAAAGAACACTAGAGAATTTAATAACAGTTTAAAATGAGGTGCGAAATTGTTACCTTTTTTCATGTGGACTGAAATTGGCTTGGTCAGATTAACTGCAAGTGGGAGTTACTGTTTGCAGCAATAGTTTTTCTGGTAGTTTCAAGCACCTTTTTGGCCTAACACTTTCATTTCAGTGGTTTGACTAAATCTTGCTGATCAAATTTACTATTAAAATTTTAGAAACAAGTTAGAATTGCTTTACAAAGCAGCAATAGAAGTGGAAATGTTATTCCTGGCTTTCAAACTGGCACCTGCCTCAGGTTATTTATCCTTTTCTGCTGAAAGGTGCTTTGAAATCTACTGCACAATGTGGAAACCAAATCAAAATGTTAAAGGTGAATCTTCAAGGGACAGTATCATATAAAGGAACAAAGAGCATCAGTTCtattctgaagttatttttatttaaaaaaaaaaaaaaaaaacaacaaaccaacccaaaacaaaaaggaaagtaaaattcCAACTCACCTGGGGAATACATAGGCTTAACTGGGTGACTTCTGGTAGCCTGCAATGTTAACATAGGGCTCCTAGTTTGAATGAACCTCCCAATAAAAGGTTATGCTACCAGGCTTTTCTTAGGTTATCTAGTTTACTGAAGCAGCTCCCCTTCTGCCTGCCACAGTGATAATACCCTGAATTGCAGAAGTTTCTGTCTGAATTTTGAACTGCTTTTGCAAGAAGTCTGCAAATGACCTGTGAATTTCTCTTTCAGGCTGATACAAACAGGGAACGCATTGAACAAGCCAACATCAGAGCCAAGAAACTAATAGACAATTGAAGTCTGCTGTCATTGTTAATGACACTGTCTCTCCAGCTGCAAGCCACCATATTCATGGATCTGTGAAACTTCTCCTATTCTGAAATAAGAGGGGCTGGGTAAAATGAAGCAGAACCCTTTCTGTAGGGATtaattgtcttttattttttatattgcttCATGTAAATGTGGCCTTGACTCCAAGAAAGCAGCCAACAACATAACTTCCTCCTACCCATCTGCCTTCACTATCTTTAAACTGCTCAGGGCTAAGAGTGTTATGGCTTTGAGAATCTTCTTGcatgtttcttatttttcctttttcccctgcacCCAAAATGTTCTTGAACAAGCAGAGTAACCTGAATTTACAGCTGTGGGAAGTTGGAGAGGGCACTTTGCACTGTTTGAAATACCTCATAAATTGAGTGTCTTCACTAAAATAGGGACTTGGTGAACATTGTCTGACTTGTATCTCTAGCACGCTAACGATAATTTTACAGTCTAAACCACATGATTGGTTTGAGGTTGAGTTTGTCAGTTACAGAATTGAAGAGGCCCACTAAGTACTTGTGGATTGAGGGCTTTAAAACACTCCTAACCACATGAACATTAGTGTAAAGGTAACTGGAGGAATATATAGGTTGCCATTGGTTTGGAGGCTATGCCTAGAAATCATGCTGCATTGTCCTGATAATATTTGTTGTAAGTATACACATACCTGCTCTAAACCCCACGTGCATATGAGtagagcaaaataaaatgatCTCCCTGAAGTATTTATTTGATGGAAAATTTTATGCCCCTGATCTAAAAGTTAACTTTTAAGTGTTTGAATGATGCATCTTAACTGGAAGAAACTGAGCAGAAAAGCGTGTGTGTCTCATCCTGTATCAGAGTCCATTTTGGCCAGTTTTCACTGGAGTTCAGTTTATGCCTTTCTCCAGGTGCACAATAATGACTTTGATCTGGTGCAGAGCTTGCTCTCAGCAGTGACTTTGGGGGAGCTTCTCAAATGTACTGGAGATAGAGAAGCTTATAATGAAACTTCTTTGTCACAAGTGTGGAGGAAGCAGTATCTATTTATGAACTGTATGCTAGTTCTAAATAAACTAGTTTTAAATAGATTCCTGACTGATTTATTATTGCAGACCATGAGACTTGCAGTTGGAAATATTACATGTTCAACTTGCTTGCAACCAAAATGTTCCTGTTGCAGTATAGAGGAGTTTCTGACCAGGTGAGGTAAAGCTCTCATaggaatgaagaaaaattgtttggttttactgtaatttaatcagatttatttctagggttttctttaaaaattcgGCAAATAAATTGCAAATGATGCATATAATTGCAATAATGCCTGTCTTAAAGGTGAAAATGGGGCTTTGGAGTAACCTGTGATACTTAATGTTGGATAGCAAAAGTCTTCAAACAAAATTGATTGGATGAATAATTAAAACTAATAGCATTATTGGGTGATTCACTTGGAAGCTTAGCCCACAAGTATCCTGTAACTATTGATAATGAATCCCAGGGCTGTTGAGATGACACTAATCTGctgaaatacagtgtttttttttctttatagtagAAATACAATCAGCATTACTGGTATATTCTCAGTTCaacttaaagggaaaaaaacacacaaaaaaccccaacaaaacaagaaaagtaacaaaaaatatacttcactcccccccccccaaaaatgACAAAAGGACAAAGCTGATGCTTATAATAAATAGGCCAGTGGCAGACCTTACGTGAATAAGGTAAAGTCATATTTAGGGGACTGTGGATATTTCACTAGTGTGTGTTGGCTTTTGTCTGTATTCCAGTGATTGTTGGAATACTAATCAATTTTAAAAGCTCATTATCTACCCCCTTAGTAAATGAAGATTTATGTGCTTAAAAAATATAAGTAGCAAAGAAGTACTTTTAAGAACATCGCATAGTAAATTTCTAACCACTGCTTGTGTGGGAAAGCACAAGACATTtgtatgcctttttttccccccttcttacAAACCTCAGGTTAACTGAAGAGATATTTGCTGCTGGTTGTGAAAGCAAAGTATATTTTATTGAATTACGGTTGTCTCCTGGAACAGGAGACTAAAGGGGTTACATTACTCTGCTTACAACAGTGCAAACCTGCTCTGTAGCATATGGATTCCAAGCATTGGaatgttttttctcccttgccATTCAAAGTCCATGTTCTTGTCTACCCTGAGCAATAACAACAAATTGGCATGTTGGCTGAGAGAATGCTGTGATCAATATATCAGAACCATAATGTAGCAATGAATACCACACAAAGTAAATTCTGAGGCTCTAAGCTTGAGTGTTAGTGGAATATCAACACTATTTTCTGGTGCAGCAAGAGCCAAATCCATGTGGGATTTGGTAACTTTGTTAGCAAACAACACATACTGCTTCTTGGATTATCTCGCTGTTGTCTGTAGAATAGATGcttaatttccatttctgtggGATGGAATCAATGTTTGTACATCTTTGTATTTCTGAATGCTAATACGAATGAAGGtttacattttctgcttttgattgTTAAACTATATATTGTGcacaaaaaatacatacttttatAACCGAATgtcttttaaaactattttctcTTAGGAATGGCTTTTAGTTTCCTGTCCTTGAAAAACTTGGCAGAACTAGTTGCTACTGTGCAAGTAGGAAGTTCTTCTATTTCTAGTTCAGAGAAATCCTAATGCTAACAAAGGAATGGGTGTGGTTGGGAAGAGAGGACTATTGTGATCCAACACTCTAGTTTTCATCCCTGCATAAAAAACATCATCTAATTTCAACCTATGAAATGTATCCATCTCTTTGAAAGACTGATTTGACATGGGACTGGACATCAGGATGGTATAGGAATTGTACTCTAACTTTTAAGTCAAGTATCAGTAACAGATAGATGCCTTGCAAATACCTACTTCAGTATGTGAAATCCAGTGATTTAACCTCCTGCCAATGCAATTTCTCTTGTGAGGAAgcttaaacagtattttctctgaTAGCAGGGCCTCAGATTCCCAGAACACTCCTGTGGGGGGAGAGGGCAGGGGCAAAATACAAACTTACGTTGATGTGCGTCAGTTTTGAGTTGCAAGAGAATAGTGTATCCAGGAGTGGGTTGGAAGTAGTACTCTCATTTACTGTATTTCTACCAGTAACTAGTggcaaaaatacaaattattattCTGAGGCATGTGTCCCATGGCTACACTTAAATGATGATAATGAGTAAATTCAAGATAGGCTACTCCTTGATGAAAGACGAATTAAGCCTCTGAACACAGGGGTAGCTATGTATGAACTGGAGCATGCGCTGCTTGTTCAAGTTGCAGAACATTCCTCTGTGAAGGCGGTATGGTGACACAGTTTGCTGTTTGCATAATGCAGTGACATGCAGTTGCTAATTCACCTTTGCTGCACTTCAGACAGCAATGCACTACCAGTATGTTGATGGAATAGGTATATGAAAAGTGTATCTATCTTGCTGCAATGGTAAACTGGAGAGCAAGTGATAGAggtctgaaataaaatgcatgagtagtttggggattttttttgtttgtttgtcttatAGTGATGCTAACTGCatcatttttaaatgttctgaCCTGCACTCTCTTTTTACATGTCTTTAAAAAGACAATACAGTTAAACTAATGTtaaaggaaagaagcagcagcatgtctGGGCACAGACATTTCCAGTTAAAAACAACCAGTGCACAACCCTGCCAAGTGCATGCACATTGATGATGGCATGTTCCTCTGTAGTTGTCAAATATGGTGAATGCAAAGGGGAAGTCTGTTGAGGGGCTTTCTTCTGTGGATGTCTCATGCATGGCAAATCTCTAGGAGAAAAGCTAATACTTCAAGTAGGATTTAGGTATCAAGTGGAAGGAGgtaaaaatttaaaacaagCTTGGGGCTTTATTCACTGCTGGGTTTGCACATCATAATCTGTGGAGTCTTGTGTGAAGCTGAAGAGATTTCTGAGTATACAGGCCCTTGCATTATGGTTCTTAAAGCACTTCCCTAGTTACATCTTACGAAACTAAGTAGCCTCATAACCACTGTCTGCTGTCAGCTACTTGCAGGAAGCTAGTAGTTCTTCTATAAATTAACATCTGGAATGGGGGTTCCTAAGTAAAACTGGTTCCCTGTATAATGGTGGATCACACCCACCACCTGAATAAGGCGCTGATGTTCCTTCAAACACTATTACAAGAGCTATTACTATGTAAGAATTGAAGTTAGAATAAGGAGTTGATGTTCCTTCAAACACTATTACAAAAGCAATCACTATGCAAGAATTGAAGTTAGACAGCAACAGGGGCAGGCAACTAGATACATCTGAGCATCGTATAAAAGAACCACTTACTGCTAATCTTAATTACAGTTGttacacagaggaaaaataattagcaCAGAgctcatttcatttttcttaacaGCAGATGGAATAAAACACGGAATGCATTTATGATTACACCAGTAATGTTAAGGAGCTTGGTGTCCATATGCCTTTCTTGCCTCATGTGGGAAAGCTTCAGTAAAGAATGGTAGTTATGTAAGACGATCTCATTAGGAATAGATATATCCATGCTTATCTTGCCAAGAAGTGGACTTAGTACAGCTCTTACTTCATTGTCCTGATGGTGCAGTGTACTGTGTTAGCAGACTGAACTGTCAGTGTTGACATACACAACAAAGTGTTGACATACTcaaatccttttccttctcaaagCAGCTGAAGTACAGCTGTTACCAACAACTGAGGGAACTGAGCACCTAAGTGACAGCTTTCACTGATAACTTGGTACTGCTTGTTAAAGTGACAACAACAGCATTTACACCAAATGAACTGAgtttctgaaaattatttacTAAAATAAGTACATTTTTCAGTATAAGTTACATAATTGCATACAGTTTTAGCTCTTTCTAAGTGCTTTTGGTAATAAGGCAGCAGCGTAGGCTGACAACTCTAACTTTTAGCATTGCTCTTTACACAAGGAGTCAGTGCAAAGGTATTGTATTTTCCAGCAATCTGCATTTTTACTGAGTGTGTTGAAGATGAACCTTTTATTTGATACAGCTTAAGCAGAAGTGAACTGTACTGCAATTCTTGCttatgggaaaagaaagcctgTACAGTAGAATATGAATGAAGGATGCTCAAACCATGATTTGTTCACCAGAAGCAGTTAATAAAACAGTTAACAGCCACAATTATTTGTGCTTCATAAAAAACTTAGGTTATAAACTAAAACCTCAGCTGcaaaagttcttcactgtagAATAGCGCTTAGTGCAAGACATACAATGTTTCAGATCTGCTTTGGTGGTAGAACTTCCATGGGCTATCatggaaaaatgtttccagaagaAATAATCCTCTTACAGATCAACAGCCAGCTCATTCCCCTTTTCTCTGTGAAAGAACAAG
The Lathamus discolor isolate bLatDis1 chromosome 6, bLatDis1.hap1, whole genome shotgun sequence DNA segment above includes these coding regions:
- the SNAP23 gene encoding synaptosomal-associated protein 23, translated to MAELSPEEIQLRANQVTDESLESTRRILGLAIESHDAGIRTITMLDEQGEQLNRIEEGMDQINKDMREAEKTLTELNKCCGLCVCPCNRTKNFEASKVYRATWGDGNENSADHVISMQPRRINQQQFQTAGGPSGGYITRITNDAREDEMDENLAQVGNILGNLKNMALDMGNEIDAQNKQIDRINEKADTNRERIEQANIRAKKLIDN